A window from Aquabacterium sp. NJ1 encodes these proteins:
- a CDS encoding ATP-binding protein — MRRIQMMMERTERIAQTGSWEWDAVNDIVTWSRETYRFFGRDPALGVPNLEGQKEIYTPEDTARLHAAVAKAMADGQPYDIELCGVRPNGEKRHCHIRGFPERDASGRIVRLAGSLQDITDRKKAEQDLRRSEARYRFLVDSLPGAAVLLFDHDLRFQVAGGEELFRSGFDKSQVEGRTLAEAFPPDVVALFAPAYAKALQGEKTEFEHRYHDAYYRQQIVPVRDDQGAIVAGMVITSNITERRRAEEALSEANESLERRVAERTREVEVARQLAEAANVAKSAFLANMSHEIRTPLNAINGMCFLVRRGGVTPEQAQYLDHVDAASAHLLDILNDILDLSRIESGKFGFDEAEVDMGKLAGEVVAMVAERAQEKALPLLQEIQAMPPRLLGDVTRLKQALLNYLTNAIKFSDQGSITLRCRVERDEPDHVLLRFEVQDHGIGIPAETVPRLFTPFEQADNSMTRRYGGTGLGLAITRRLAELMGGSAGVESVLGQGSTFWFTARLKKGAALAPAPALKLPGVQAEQVLKAAFLGQRVLVVEDDRLNQEVLRLSLDGAGLAYDLAETGDVAVEMVARQAYALILMDMQMPRMGGIEATRRIRALSTGAQVPIIAMTANAFSEDRERCLAVGMNDFIAKPFKLDKLFETILKWLSGGGGTLA, encoded by the coding sequence ATGCGCCGCATCCAGATGATGATGGAGCGCACGGAGCGGATCGCGCAAACCGGCAGCTGGGAGTGGGATGCGGTCAACGACATCGTGACCTGGTCCAGGGAGACCTACCGCTTTTTCGGGCGGGACCCGGCGCTGGGCGTGCCCAACCTGGAGGGGCAAAAAGAGATCTACACGCCCGAAGACACCGCGCGCCTGCACGCCGCGGTGGCCAAGGCCATGGCCGACGGCCAGCCCTATGACATCGAGTTGTGCGGCGTGCGCCCGAATGGCGAAAAGCGCCATTGCCATATCCGGGGCTTTCCGGAGCGCGATGCCAGCGGCCGGATCGTGCGCCTGGCCGGTTCGCTGCAAGACATCACCGACCGCAAGAAGGCCGAGCAAGACCTGCGACGCAGCGAGGCGCGCTACCGCTTCCTGGTGGACAGCCTGCCCGGTGCGGCGGTGCTGCTGTTCGATCACGATTTGCGCTTCCAGGTCGCAGGCGGCGAGGAGCTGTTTCGAAGCGGGTTTGACAAGAGCCAGGTGGAGGGCCGTACCCTGGCCGAGGCCTTTCCGCCTGATGTGGTGGCCTTGTTTGCGCCGGCCTACGCCAAAGCCCTGCAGGGCGAAAAAACCGAATTCGAGCACCGCTACCACGACGCTTACTACCGGCAGCAGATTGTGCCGGTGCGGGATGACCAGGGGGCCATCGTGGCCGGCATGGTCATCACCAGCAACATCACCGAACGCCGGCGCGCCGAGGAGGCCTTGAGCGAGGCCAATGAGAGCCTGGAGCGGCGCGTGGCCGAGCGCACGCGCGAAGTGGAGGTGGCCCGCCAGCTGGCTGAAGCCGCCAATGTGGCCAAGAGCGCTTTTCTGGCCAATATGAGCCACGAGATCCGCACGCCACTCAACGCCATCAACGGGATGTGCTTCCTGGTGCGGCGCGGGGGCGTCACACCCGAGCAGGCGCAGTATCTGGACCACGTGGACGCGGCCAGTGCCCACCTGCTGGACATCCTCAACGACATCCTGGATCTGTCGCGGATCGAATCGGGCAAGTTCGGGTTTGATGAAGCCGAGGTGGACATGGGCAAGCTCGCCGGCGAGGTCGTGGCCATGGTCGCCGAGCGTGCGCAGGAAAAGGCGCTCCCGCTCCTCCAGGAGATCCAGGCCATGCCGCCGCGCCTGCTGGGCGACGTCACCCGGCTCAAGCAGGCCTTGCTGAACTACCTCACCAATGCCATCAAGTTCTCGGATCAGGGCAGCATTACGCTGCGTTGCCGCGTCGAACGGGACGAGCCCGACCATGTGCTGCTGCGCTTCGAGGTGCAGGACCACGGCATCGGCATCCCGGCCGAGACCGTTCCCAGGTTGTTCACGCCCTTCGAGCAGGCCGACAACTCCATGACCCGCCGCTACGGTGGCACCGGCCTGGGGCTGGCCATCACCCGGCGTCTGGCTGAACTCATGGGTGGCAGCGCGGGGGTGGAGAGCGTGCTGGGCCAGGGCAGCACCTTCTGGTTCACGGCGCGGCTCAAAAAGGGCGCGGCCCTGGCGCCGGCGCCGGCCTTGAAGCTGCCTGGCGTCCAGGCCGAGCAGGTGCTCAAAGCGGCGTTCCTGGGCCAGCGTGTGCTGGTGGTGGAAGACGACCGCTTGAACCAGGAAGTGCTGCGCCTGTCGCTGGATGGCGCCGGGCTGGCCTATGACCTGGCAGAAACCGGTGATGTGGCGGTGGAGATGGTGGCCCGCCAGGCCTACGCATTGATCCTGATGGACATGCAGATGCCCAGGATGGGGGGCATCGAGGCCACCCGTCGCATCCGCGCCTTGAGCACGGGTGCGCAGGTGCCCATCATCGCGATGACGGCGAACGCGTTTTCCGAAGACCGTGAACGCTGCCTGGCCGTGGGCATGAACGACTTCATCGCCAAGCCCTTCAAGCTGGACAAGCTGTTCGAGACGATCTTGAAATGGCTGTCGGGCGGCGGCGGGACCTTGGCCTGA
- a CDS encoding MFS transporter, protein MSDMQKTDDTPLSGALVVLLASGAGLAVASLYYSQPILGVLGTDMGATQREVGWLPTLTQLGYALGILLLAPLGDRYDRRRIILGKAMALVVALLLAATAPGIGMLMVASLAIGLSATMAQDIVPAAATLAPEAHRGKIVGKVMTGLLLGILLSRVASGFVAAQWGWRAVFFAAAGSVALIGLASWRGLPRFQPATTLSYTALLRSLATLWSQHVALRRAAMAQGLLSMGFSAFWSTLAVMLHGAPFHLGSAVAGSFGLAGAAGALAAPLAGRLADRRGPERVTRLGAVLSLSAFSVMALAPLALPAAPAVQLAILAFGAVVFDLGVQATLIAHQTIVYGIAPQARSRLNAVLFVTMFIGMAAGAAIGSQLLAQWGWPGVMVMAALTALGALAVRLWPQGGAQGSTCHAAGSL, encoded by the coding sequence ATGAGCGACATGCAAAAGACGGATGACACCCCGCTATCCGGCGCCCTGGTCGTGTTGCTGGCCAGCGGTGCCGGCCTGGCGGTGGCCTCGCTGTACTACAGCCAGCCCATCCTGGGCGTGCTGGGCACGGACATGGGCGCCACGCAGCGCGAGGTCGGCTGGCTGCCCACGCTCACCCAGCTCGGCTATGCGCTGGGCATCCTCCTGCTGGCACCGCTGGGCGACCGTTACGACCGCCGCCGCATCATCCTGGGCAAGGCCATGGCGCTCGTCGTGGCGCTGCTGCTGGCGGCCACGGCACCCGGCATCGGCATGCTGATGGTCGCCAGCCTCGCCATCGGCCTGAGCGCGACCATGGCCCAGGACATCGTGCCCGCGGCCGCCACGCTGGCCCCGGAAGCCCATCGCGGCAAGATCGTCGGCAAGGTGATGACCGGGCTGCTGCTGGGCATCCTCTTGTCACGCGTGGCCAGCGGCTTCGTGGCCGCGCAATGGGGCTGGCGGGCGGTGTTCTTCGCGGCTGCCGGCAGCGTGGCCCTGATCGGCCTGGCCTCCTGGCGCGGCCTGCCCCGGTTCCAGCCGGCCACCACGCTGTCGTACACGGCCTTGTTGCGCTCGCTGGCCACCTTGTGGTCGCAACATGTGGCCTTGCGCCGCGCAGCGATGGCGCAAGGTCTGCTCTCCATGGGCTTCAGCGCCTTCTGGTCGACCCTGGCCGTGATGCTGCATGGCGCGCCCTTCCACCTGGGCAGTGCCGTGGCAGGGTCCTTCGGTCTGGCTGGCGCGGCCGGTGCCCTGGCGGCCCCTCTGGCTGGTCGGCTGGCGGATCGCCGTGGCCCGGAACGGGTGACCCGCCTGGGTGCGGTCCTGAGCTTGAGCGCCTTCAGCGTGATGGCCCTCGCCCCGCTGGCCCTGCCCGCCGCGCCCGCCGTGCAACTGGCCATCCTGGCCTTCGGGGCCGTGGTCTTTGACCTGGGCGTGCAGGCGACCTTGATCGCCCACCAGACCATCGTCTACGGCATCGCGCCGCAGGCCCGCAGCCGCCTCAATGCCGTGCTGTTTGTCACCATGTTCATCGGCATGGCCGCCGGTGCCGCCATCGGCAGCCAGTTGCTGGCGCAGTGGGGCTGGCCGGGTGTCATGGTGATGGCCGCCCTGACGGCGCTGGGCGCCCTGGCGGTGCGCCTGTGGCCACAGGGTGGGGCCCAGGGCAGCACATGCCACGCGGCCGGGTCTTTGTAG
- a CDS encoding LysR family transcriptional regulator has translation MQEQQHPGAPGDRLQLMETFVRIVEAGSLSAAAAQLHTTQPTVSRRLLALERSLGVRLLQRSTHVMRLTDDGARCFERAKELLASWAAFEADARGALEEPEGMLRVVVPHAFGQEKFVLPMADFLRAHPRVSIEWRLQDDVRDLIAAGVDCAIVVGEPADPAVVAIKLSEVPRIVVAAPSLLREHPVSDDGEDQLASLPWLALKTYYRNEVLLKHIERGEQRRIAIRPRVSTDSLYALRSAALQGLGACVGSTWLLADDIQQGRLVRLAPQWCASPLPVYITYPYARFYPSRLLRFVAKMREVVPGAISAP, from the coding sequence ATGCAAGAGCAGCAGCATCCCGGTGCCCCAGGTGACCGGCTTCAGTTGATGGAGACCTTCGTGCGCATCGTCGAGGCGGGCAGCCTGTCTGCCGCGGCGGCGCAACTGCACACCACCCAGCCCACGGTCAGCCGCCGTTTGCTGGCGCTGGAGCGTTCACTGGGCGTGCGGCTCCTGCAGCGCTCGACCCACGTCATGCGGCTCACGGATGACGGGGCGCGCTGTTTCGAGCGGGCCAAGGAGCTGCTGGCCAGCTGGGCGGCCTTCGAGGCCGACGCGCGTGGCGCGCTGGAAGAGCCCGAGGGCATGCTGCGCGTGGTGGTGCCGCATGCCTTCGGGCAGGAAAAATTCGTGCTGCCGATGGCGGATTTCCTGCGCGCGCACCCGCGGGTGTCGATCGAATGGCGGCTGCAGGACGATGTGCGTGACCTCATCGCCGCCGGGGTGGACTGCGCCATCGTGGTGGGGGAGCCGGCCGACCCCGCGGTCGTGGCCATCAAGTTGTCCGAGGTGCCTCGCATCGTGGTGGCCGCGCCTTCCCTGCTGCGTGAGCACCCGGTATCCGATGATGGCGAGGACCAGCTGGCCTCGCTGCCCTGGCTGGCCCTGAAGACCTACTACCGCAATGAGGTGCTGCTCAAGCACATCGAGCGTGGCGAGCAGCGGCGCATCGCGATCCGCCCGCGTGTCAGCACGGACAGCCTGTATGCCTTGCGCAGTGCCGCCTTGCAGGGCCTGGGTGCCTGCGTGGGCTCCACCTGGTTGTTGGCCGATGACATCCAGCAAGGGCGCCTGGTGCGCCTGGCGCCCCAGTGGTGTGCCTCGCCGTTACCGGTCTACATCACCTACCCGTACGCCCGCTTTTATCCATCGCGCCTGCTGCGCTTCGTGGCCAAGATGCGTGAGGTGGTGCCCGGTGCCATCAGCGCGCCTTGA